The proteins below come from a single Triticum aestivum cultivar Chinese Spring chromosome 5D, IWGSC CS RefSeq v2.1, whole genome shotgun sequence genomic window:
- the LOC123123679 gene encoding uncharacterized protein, with protein sequence MRNQRQAPITCSSSKTNNTKREEPHLSGAYIRSLVKHLSSSSTARSKDHHHITMGSKSHQEEQQAPQTTPSSLQQQQPHKKQVRRRLHTSRPYQERLLNMAEARREIVNALKIHRASMREAKEQQQHQQLVQQLQHQQEVQVVQDHRVAFSAPSMSSYGSFSDYLHSNTPFAHTTATSNSGCSYYSSPPLLPYHTPVVAPMVPMVDALDQLLPLPTQPLGLILTFDGFGGGVAAEDAKNCTATSPFDPPSLVQQASPASSYSVYSSPPPATMVSQDMAPVAAENTSQSLHRVLDEEEMAAIHSAGERHDIEWSDTVNLATSAWWSRLLESVEGGGGDDGATAAQQTNTVDAMGMHLSDEYYGQDASFPCMDIGEIEGWDAEWFS encoded by the exons atGAGGAACCAGAGGCAAGCTCCTATCACTTGCTCCTCTTCAAAGACCAACAACACCAAGCGAGAGGAGCCACACCTCTCAGGGGCTTACATTAGGAGCCTTGTGAAGCATCTTAGCTCCTCATCCACGGCAAGATCCAAAGACCACCATCACATCACCATGGGCAGCAAATCACACCAAGAAGAGCAACAAGCCCCACAAACCACACCATCATCTCTACAGCAACAGCAGCCACACAAGAAGCAGGTGAGGAGGAGGCTCCACACGAGCAGGCCATACCAGGAGAGGCTACTCAACATGGCGGAGGCCAGGCGAGAGATCGTCAACGCTCTCAAGATCCACAGAGCCTCCATGAGAGAAGCCAAGGAGCAGCAGCAACATCAACAACTTGTGCAACAATTGCAGCATCAGCAAGAGGTCCAGGTAGTGCAAGATCATAGGGTAGCTTTTAGTGCACCCAGCATGAGCTCATATGGTTCCTTCTCAGATTACTTGCACAGCAATACGCCATTTGCACACACCACAGCAACAAGCAACAGTGGTTGCTCATATTATTCATCTCCTCCACTCCTCCCTTACCACACACCAGTAGTTGCACCCATGGTTCCCATGGTAGATGCTTTAGATCAGTTGCTGCCGCTGCCTACGCAGCCACTAGGGCTTATCCTGACCTTCGATGGCTTCGGTGGTGGTGTTGCTGCCGAAGATGCCAAGAACTGCACTGCTACTAGCCCCTTTGATCCTCCTTCTTTGGTCCAACAAGCATCACCCGCCTCCTCCTACTCTGTCtactcctctccgccgccggcgacgatggtgagcCAGGACATGGCGCCCGTTGCTGCCGAGAACACCTCACAGTCGCTGCACCGGGTGCTggacgaggaggagatggccgcGATCCACTCGGCCGGGGAGCGGCATGACATCGAGTGGAGCGATACCGTGAACCTGGCCACGTCGGCGTGGTGGAGCAGGCTACTCGAGAGCGTGGAAGGCGGCGGAGGCGACGACGGGGCCACGGCGGCGCAGCAGACTAACACGGTGGACGCCATGGGGATGCATCTGAGTGATGAGTACTACGGCCAAGACGCGTCCTTTCCATG tatGGACATCGGAGAGATCGAAGGATGGGACGCCGAGTGGTTCTCATGA